In a single window of the Zea mays cultivar B73 chromosome 5, Zm-B73-REFERENCE-NAM-5.0, whole genome shotgun sequence genome:
- the LOC100282509 gene encoding Transcription factor ILR3 → MMDCAGGRDPVEDFLLGGAGAGDDGDLVAVFCDDGGLGIEGIHGDACGFEQSNLGKRGRDEPCSSGPTSKACREKMRRDKLNDRFLELSSIMNPGKEAKLDKANILSDAARMVAQLRGEAEKLKESNEKLRENIKDLKEEKNELREEKVRLKVEKDRLEQQVKAMSVAPTGYVPHLPHPASYHPAAFTPFAPPQQAPANKSAPIPAPFPGMAMWQWLPPTIVDTTQDPKLWPPNA, encoded by the exons ATGATGGACTGCGCTGGAGGCCGAGACCCCGTGGAGGACTTCCTCCtcggcggcgccggcgccggcgacgACGGAGATCTCGTCGCCGTCTTCTGCGACGACGGAGG ACTTGGGATTGAGGGTATCCATGGAGATGCTTGTGGATTTGAGCAATCTAATTTGGGGAAAAG GGGTAGAGATGAACCATGTTCATCTGGCCCAACATCCAAAGCTTGCCGTGAAAAAATGAGGAGGGACAAGCTGAATGACAG GTTCCTGGAATTAAGTTCAATTATGAATCCTGGTAAGGAAGCAAAGTTAGATAAAGCAAATATATTGAGTGATGCAGCCCGTATGGTGGCACAACTTAGAGGTGAGGCAGAAAAGCTTAAGGAATCAAATGAGAAGTTGCGGGAGAATATCAAGGATCTGAAG GAGGAGAAGAACGAGCTCCGTGAAGAGAAAGTGAGACTAAAGGTAGAAAAGGATAGGCTGGAGCAGCAAGTCAAAGCTATGAGTGTAGCTCCTACAGGATATGTCCCCCATCTCCCTCATCCAGCTTCATACCATCCTGCTGCGTTCACTCCATTTGCGCCGCCACAGCAAGCTCCAGCCAACAAAAGTGCTCCAATCCCAGCACCGTTCCCTGGGATGGCGATGTGGCAGTGGTTGCCTCCGACCATCGTGGACACAACTCAAGATCCAAAGCTCTGGCCCCCAAATGCTTAG
- the LOC103626523 gene encoding phytosulfokine receptor 1 translates to MPAGDMASRASAVLLVTALCAAALSRSRIFGAAAQTQPCGAGDLAALRGFSAGLDAGVDGWPTAANASDDACCDWPGVTCGEAAAVVGLALPNRTLRGQVAASLAGLVALRVLDLSGNALRGALPAGLLRLRSLEVLDVSANAFAGGLLAAAAGAIDLPAARVFNVSYNAFNGTHPVLPGARNLSAYDVSGNAFGGPVHAAALCAESPALRVLRLSLNRLSGAFPAGFGQCRSLIELSLDGNGIHGALPDDLFGVTSLQFLSLHTNSISGGLSPRLRNLSRLVRLDFSFNAFSGPLPDVFDALAGLQELSAPSNQLSGELPATISRCRLLRVLNLRNNSFVGDIGLDFRALRGLVYLDLGANGFTGPIPASLPECRGMAALNLGRNKLTGEIPASFANFSALSFLSLTGNSFSNVSSALQTLQGLPNLTSLVLTRNFHGGEEMPSDDAGIAGFPSIQVLVIANCELHGTIPSWIAGLRKLRVLDLSWNRLAGPIPPWLGQFDRLFYLDISNNSLQGEIPGSLAQMPGLVAAGAHGDGGDDEAQVQDFPFFMRRNTSVQGRQYNQVDSFPPSLVLGHNNLTGGVPAALGALTRVHIVDLSWNRLSGPIPPDLSGMTSLESLDMSNNALSGVIPASLTQLSFLSHFDVSFNNLSGEVPVGGQFSTFSRGDFQGNPLLCGIHVARCTRKDEPPRTVDGGGGGKQERSAGTGVAAAIGVATALLVAVAAAVTWRVWSKRQEDNARVAADDDDDDDGSLESAAKSTLVLLFPAGDEEDSDEGERAMTLEDVMKATRNFDASCIVGCGGFGMVYRATLADGSEVAVKRLSGDFWQMEREFRAEVETLSRVRHRNLVPLQGYCRAGKDRLLIYPYMENGSLDHWLHERGGGALAWPARLGIARGAARGLAHLHASSEPRVLHRDIKSSNILLDARLEPKLADFGLARLVLPTDTHVTTDLVGTLGYIPPEYGSSSVATYRGDVYSLGVVLLELVTGRRPVDMARPVGGGRDVTSWAVRMRREARGDEVIDASVDERKHREEAAMVLDVACACVNDNPKSRPTARQVVEWLEAIAASASLAPRVTDTVHTVNTCNWR, encoded by the exons AT GCCGGCCGGCGACATGGCGAGCAGAGCATCGGCGGTGCTGCTAGTGACGGCGCTGTGCGCGGCCGCGCTGTCGCGGTCCAGGATCTTCGGCGCCGCCGCGCAGACGCAGCCGTGTGGCGCCGGCGACCTCGCCGCGTTGCGCGGGTTCTCGGCGGGTCTCGACGCCGGGGTCGACGGCTGGCCGACCGCCGCCAACGCGTCGGACGACGCGTGCTGCGACTGGCCCGGGGTGACGTGCGGCGAGGCGGCGGCTGTCGTCGGGCTGGCGCTGCCCAACCGGACGCTGCGGGGCCAGGTGGCCGCGTCGCTCGCCGGCCTCGTCGCGCTCCGGGTGCTCGACCTTTCCGGCAACGCGCTGCGCGGCGCGCTGCCCGCGGGGCTGCTCCGGCTCCGCAGCCTCGAGGTGCTCGACGTCAGCGCCAACGCGTTCGCCGGCGGGCTGCTGGCGGCCGCGGCCGGCGCGATCGACCTCCCGGCGGCACGCGTGTTCAACGTTTCGTACAACGCGTTCAACGGCACCCACCCCGTGCTCCCCGGCGCGCGCAACCTGTCCGCGTACGACGTATCGGGCAACGCCTTCGGGGGGCCCGTCCACGCCGCCGCCCTGTGCGCCGAGTCTCCGGCGCTGCGCGTTTTGCGGCTCTCCTTGAACAGGCTGTCCGGCGCCTTCCCTGCCGGGTTCGGGCAATGCCGGTCGCTCATCGAGCTCTCCCTCGACGGCAACGGCATCCACGGCGCGCTCCCGGACGATCTCTTCGGCGTCACGTCGCTGCAGTTCCTCAGCCTCCACACCAACTCTATCTCCGGCGGACTGTCGCCTCGCCTGCGCAACCTCAGCAGACTCGTCCGCCTCGACTTTTCCTTCAACGCCTTCTCCGGGCCGCTACccgacgtgttcgacgcgctcgccGGCCTCCAGGAGCTCTCGGCGCCCAGCAACCAGCTCTCCGGGGAGCTCCCCGCCACGATCTCGCGCTGCCGCTTGCTCCGAGTGCTCAACCTCCGGAACAACTCGTTCGTCGGGGACATCGGCCTCGACTTCCGCGCGCTCAGGGGCCTGGTGTACCTCGATCTCGGCGCCAACGGCTTCACGGGGCCCATCCCGGCGAGCCTTCCCGAGTGCAGGGGCATGGCCGCGCTCAACCTGGGCCGGAACAAACTCACCGGCGAGATACCGGCGTCGTTCGCCAACTTCTCCGCGCTGTCCTTCCTCTCGCTCACCGGCAACAGCTTCTCCAACGTCTCGTCGGCGCTGCAGACGCTGCAGGGCCTCCCTAACCTGACCAGCCTGGTGCTCACCAGGAACTTCCACGGCGGCGAGGAGATGCCGTCGGACGACGCCGGCATCGCGGGTTTCCCAAGCATCCAGGTTCTGGTCATTGCTAACTGCGAGCTTCACGGGACAATTCCGTCGTGGATCGCCGGCCTCCGGAAACTGAGAGTGCTGGACCTGTCATGGAACCGGCTCGCCGGCCCGATCCCACCATGGCTGGGGCAATTCGACCGCCTCTTCTACCTCGACATATCGAACAATTCCCTGCAGGGGGAGATACCGGGTAGCTTGGCGCAGATGCCAGGGCTGGTCGCCGCCGGTGCTCATGGTGACGGCGGCGACGACGAGGCGCAGGTGCAGGACTTCCCGTTCTTCATGCGCCGGAACACGTCGGTGCAGGGGCGGCAGTATAATCAGGTGGACAGCTTCCCGCCTTCGCTGGTCCTGGGACACAACAACCTCACCGGCGGCGTGCCGGCCGCGCTGGGGGCATTGACCAGGGTGCACATCGTTGACCTGAGCTGGAACAGGCTGTCGGGACCCATCCCACCGGACCTGTCGGGGATGACGAGCCTCGAGTCGCTGGACATGTCCAACAACGCGCTCTCCGGCGTGATCCCGGCGTCGCTGACGCAGCTCAGCTTCCTCTCCCACTTCGACGTCTCGTTCAACAACCTCTCCGGCGAGGTCCCCGTGGGCGGGCAGTTCTCCACGTTCTCGCGGGGGGACTTCCAGGGGAACCCGCTGCTGTGCGGCATCCACGTGGCGCGGTGCACGCGGAAGGACGAGCCGCCGCGCACGGTCGACGGCGGCGGGGGAGGCAAGCAGGAGCGGAGCGCCGGCACCGGCGTCGCGGCGGCGATCGGCGTCGCGACGGCGCTGCTCGTCGCCGTAGCCGCGGCCGTGACGTGGCGCGTGTGGTCAAAGCGGCAGGAGGACAACGCCAGAGTGGCggcagacgacgacgacgacgacgacggcagcCTCGAGTCGGCGGCGAAGTCCACGCTGGTACTGCTCTTCCCGGCCGGCGATGAGGAGGATAGCGACGAAGGCGAGCGCGCGATGACGCTGGAGGACGTGATGAAGGCGACGCGCAACTTCGACGCATCCTGCATCGTCGGGTGCGGCGGTTTCGGGATGGTGTACCGCGCGACGCTGGCGGACGGGAGCGAGGTGGCGGTGAAGCGGCTGTCCGGCGATTTCTGGCAGATGGAGCGCGAGTTCCGCGCCGAGGTGGAGACGCTGTCGCGCGTGCGGCACCGGAACCTGGTGCCGCTGCAGGGCTACTGCCGTGCGGGCAAGGACCGGCTGCTCATCTACCCGTACATGGAGAACGGCAGCCTTGACCACTGGCTCCACGAGCGAGGCGGCGGCGCGCTGGCGTGGCCGGCCCGGCTGGGCATCGCACGCGGCGCGGCGCGCGGGCTGGCGCACCTGCACGCGTCGTCGGAGCCGCGCGTCCTGCACCGGGACATCAAGTCGAGCAACATCCTCCTGGACGCGCGGCTGGAGCCCAAGCTGGCGGACTTCGGGCTGGCCAGGCTGGTGCTCCCGACGGACACGCACGTGACGACGGACCTGGTGGGCACGCTGGGGTACATCCCGCCGGAGTACGGGAGCTCGTCGGTGGCCACCTACCGCGGGGACGTGTACAGCCTCGGCGTGGTGCTGCTGGAGCTCGTGACGGGGCGGCGGCCGGTGGACATGGCGCGGCCAGTCGGCGGCGGCCGGGACGTGACGTCGTGGGCGGTGCGGATGCGGCGCGAGGCCAGGGGCGACGAGGTGATCGACGCCAGCGTCGACGAGAGGAAGCACCGGGAGGAGGCGGCGATGGTGCTGGACGTGGCGTGCGCCTGCGTCAACGATAACCCCAAGTCGCGGCCGACGGCGCGGCAGGTGGTCGAGTGGCTCGAAGCCATCGCCGCCTCCGCCTCGCTGGCGCCGCGGGTGACTGACACAGTGCACACCGTGAATACTTGTAACTGGAGGTGA